The Cydia pomonella isolate Wapato2018A chromosome 22, ilCydPomo1, whole genome shotgun sequence genomic interval CTGTACGAAGTGTGTCCCGAGGAGCTGTCTCCGGCGGAGTGGGACGCGGCCGAGCCGACGTCGCCACCGCCGCCGGACGCGGGTGTGCGCGCGCACCGCCTGCCGCACCTGCTGAGCCTGTGGCGGCTGCCGGCCAGGGTCCGACTCTTGGCCGGGACCGTGCCCATCGAGATGGCGCATGATGTTGGAGGTGAGTTTGTAGAACTTTGCCACTCACCACTTGTTTATACCTATATCTATTCGTTCACTACTGGTCACAGCAAACTACTTACTACTTCAGGACAAAAgcaatatatatatctttggttAAGTATGCATATGGTGGTGATGAATGATGATACTAGGTACCTATATAGAGAGTAGTAGGTAGGTTACTCTATTTGGACAGTTACTATGTTCTACTATCTACATTTATAATTAACGTGGCAGGTAGTATCGTGGTATTCACATACCAATTGTGACAAAGTTTGTCTGAATTTCCAGATGACCTCTTGCTACGGGCGGCGATAACGGAGCCGGTGCTGGTGATGTGCACGTTGCCGGAGTTCGGCGCGCCGGCCAGCCCCACCAAGCCGGCGCCGGGGCTCGCCAAGGAGACGCTGCAGCTGCTTCCGCTCAACTGCGGCGCGCGCCTGCGTCGCACGCAGCTCGGATTCGACAGCGAAAAGCGCATGTTCCTCTCCGCGCGACTTCAGAAAGCTCTAACCTTCTGTCAACTCAACGTTGACAACTGGATCAGGCAGATCTCATACGCCAACTCAACGGTCGTCGGCAAGAAGACCGCCGAGGACCTCCTCAGAGAGGACCACGAGCCGATCAAGTTTGAGAAAGAACGCAAGTTTACTCTCCAGGGACTCAAGATCGACACGTCCAGGCTTTTCGGGAAGAGCGAGAAGGTCCTAAAAGACATGCCGGACGAGACGGAGGGCTCCatcatatttttaagtaaaaacgaACTCGAGCACATGAACTATGATGTGTATAGCGACGACGAAGGCAAAGATGAAAAGAATGACGAGAAAACAGAGGAACACTTCTCCAATGACAAGATGCAGGTGTTTCGGGAGGACTCCGCGCAGAAGAAGAACAAGTGGTTCAAAAACTTGAAACTTTTGAAAAGCACGGAGAAATTAACGGACGAAAAGATAACGTCAATAGAAAACCGTGAGAGATACAGAGACATTAAAGATCCGTTCGATCCTCTCGGGGAAAAACACAGCTCTATAGAGAGGTACCAGGATATGGCAAAGCTCATTGAAGACAGATTCGGAGCCTCGAGGGCGAAGGGTGAGGGAACTGCTGAGAAAAGCCATTCCTATAAGAGCCTGACGACTTCATCGTCGGATATGGGCACGAGTCAGTGCAGTTCGAACCCCAAGAAACCAATTTTAACAAAGTCAGTGTCAGTTCAGACGGGGATTCCGGACAGTCCGTACACTGAAGGTAGCGGAATCAACATAAAACATGGCCGCAAGAATCTCAGTGTCGATCAGATCAACTACTGCGGTTCCATGGAAAGCGACACAAGCTCCGGTAGGAAATTGAAATCTTTGGATGAAAATATGCTAAAGAAATCTTCTGCGTCAAAATCATCGACGAATTTAGAGAGGAGACAGAGAATACAACCAGATTTGATACCGGAAAAGGCAATCGTTAAGTCTGAATCGTATAACCAAATACAAAGCTGTGAAGACATAAACATGTTTGGAGCGGGCTCTCTATACAACGACAGTGAATTCGAAATTAATTCTAAGCAACACTCGTTTATAACAGAGAAATTGTGCTCGGAATTCCATGTCAAAACAAAAAAGGTCCTTAGCAAATCTACATCGAATCTCCTGCATCCTAAAAAAGCCACAGACAAAAAAGATGGTAATAACAGCAACAGCATGCCGACGAAAACTGAACGACTAAGTGACGGGGACAAgctaaattttagaaaaaagatCGATAAACCTCGAGCTCCGACTCCTAAACTTGAAATTGACGACGACCTCGTGCCAATTGATATCTCGGAAGAGGAACCGCAATCTCAAGTTAAATTAAGGAGATCCATATCTTCAATACAGAAGAGGAAGTTACCCGTCATAGAAGACTTACCTTACGGCCAAGTTGCAGACGCAGTACATGTGGAAGAGGAAATAATTGATTCCGATGCCAGTTCTGACAATATTTATGCAGAAATATGTGCACCTAACAAAGCTAGCGAAGACGAATCCTATGACAATAACGTAGACGTTTTAGCCAACGATCCAGTGATATGCAACGTCAAAAAAGAAGTCATCATTCGAAATGACGAGAGAGCTAGACAGATGATTGAGAACCAAGAAAACCCATTCAGACACATTGAGGTGGTAGTCATAGAGAAAACCACAGACTTCAATTTGGACACTTCGAGTATAGCCTCAAGTGATTTTGATGAGATGGGCAGTAAAAATGACGTATCAATAGCCATAGATTCGTGGGAGCGAGACAAGAAGATTGTTGACCAATCAGATTCGAAAATACACGCAATTAGATTAGAAATAACGAGTAACATGGAGGATTATCCTCAAGAAGTGGATCAAAGTTTTGAGAGGACGGAGATTCGATTAAGTAAGAATAATTCTTTAAGTTTTAGCAACAGCATCCATTTGAATGGTACATATCCCAACGAGGCCATTTATGATAC includes:
- the LOC133530241 gene encoding uncharacterized protein LOC133530241 — protein: MFRTASVEGSAPRTPPAYAPHPPYVPPRFFPPRIRPPPPQYCFDAARFACDASKPRYLDVERERLVTRWLAEANEALVRRDRPPRYKPRSSERRPDYLERRPAPEWADNFLLGRRNGSVEPEEDCSEVMTLKEFVDKFSLPRVVRFEGEERPVLLYRVLEAHRRVEAVPLAGKKGKLVGKPLYIPDSYDGWFSACGCRGGALAAPRGSVAALLRARAFALVSPRALSAYRARPASDSGRVGAQYERAAARPGTPLRLAGVFADGSKAKAPKYAQLIDPQGNELFVPINTKGELYEVCPEELSPAEWDAAEPTSPPPPDAGVRAHRLPHLLSLWRLPARVRLLAGTVPIEMAHDVGDDLLLRAAITEPVLVMCTLPEFGAPASPTKPAPGLAKETLQLLPLNCGARLRRTQLGFDSEKRMFLSARLQKALTFCQLNVDNWIRQISYANSTVVGKKTAEDLLREDHEPIKFEKERKFTLQGLKIDTSRLFGKSEKVLKDMPDETEGSIIFLSKNELEHMNYDVYSDDEGKDEKNDEKTEEHFSNDKMQVFREDSAQKKNKWFKNLKLLKSTEKLTDEKITSIENRERYRDIKDPFDPLGEKHSSIERYQDMAKLIEDRFGASRAKGEGTAEKSHSYKSLTTSSSDMGTSQCSSNPKKPILTKSVSVQTGIPDSPYTEGSGINIKHGRKNLSVDQINYCGSMESDTSSGRKLKSLDENMLKKSSASKSSTNLERRQRIQPDLIPEKAIVKSESYNQIQSCEDINMFGAGSLYNDSEFEINSKQHSFITEKLCSEFHVKTKKVLSKSTSNLLHPKKATDKKDGNNSNSMPTKTERLSDGDKLNFRKKIDKPRAPTPKLEIDDDLVPIDISEEEPQSQVKLRRSISSIQKRKLPVIEDLPYGQVADAVHVEEEIIDSDASSDNIYAEICAPNKASEDESYDNNVDVLANDPVICNVKKEVIIRNDERARQMIENQENPFRHIEVVVIEKTTDFNLDTSSIASSDFDEMGSKNDVSIAIDSWERDKKIVDQSDSKIHAIRLEITSNMEDYPQEVDQSFERTEIRLSKNNSLSFSNSIHLNGTYPNEAIYDTLK